In Brassica napus cultivar Da-Ae chromosome C2, Da-Ae, whole genome shotgun sequence, the sequence GAAAAAGTATTTATCGAAGAAAATTCTCAGcttcttcctcggacgttttgaatgttaacttcgtcgtaaccgtttttgaccccaacaacatATATAACAACTTAATATGAAAATTCACAAATCTAAATGTATATGCTTTCCACAAACCTTTTATTGTTTCAATCGATTAGAACAATGcacaaaattttgtatttttgatatattattgTCATTCTATTGATCTCTCTAATTAATTATCAACAATGATTACTCGTTCCACACAAAGACTATTTGATAGTCATGTGCATATTTACTTAGTTCCAACTCAAATTCGGTTTAATTTTCACACATGAAAgatgtttttttatattaattgagaTTTTGATGGAATATCTTGCTTTTCTGGAAGATAATTGGTTGGTTGAAATATGCAATTTTGCATAATAAATTGTGTAATTTCAATAGTGTAGATCATATGTATCAGATTTTTGATGCAAAAAGAGTATGGATATGtatattcaataatttttagtatGTAAAAAGGAATCAATGAAAAAGTATATGTGTATCTCTTGAATTCTCCAATAGATGATCATATATCACAATCTTTAACAAGTTATGGTTTTGTTAGAGTATGCTAATACTATATCTGAGATTGAGCAACATAAACACCAATATGATGTGTGTTTTGATTGAATTCAAAGAGGTTGGTGAGAAATATTGATGATTACATTCACCAACGTACTCATGAAATAAACATGGATCGCAAATTGTACACTTTTTGTTGGTATACTTCAAAAATAATGGTTTTAATGAAGTTTTATCTCTAGATAATATCAAATACACAAAAACCTTGATAATATTGATGATATGGAGTGTGGATAGGCATCTCCAATGATCTATATTGAATAAGTCAagctttttcataattttttaacgAAAACAATTGCATAAGAGTTTAATAATTAAGTGCACTGTTAACATCAAACTGAAATATCATAACTAGAAGCTAAATTAAGGTTTagagaaagaaataaacaaatttgatgAAGTAAACTATGATTAATTTCCTTGAGAAAATTTAATCAAATCTCATAGTTCGAACTGCTGATCTTGTTTCACCGCCTCTTGAAGTTTTTTAGCGCAATTGCTAGGCTTACCCAGATATACATTGATGTCCTTAACTTTTAGTGCTTCCACTAGCTCCACGAAATCGGCATCACCAGTTATTAATAGAATATTTAGGGGACGACCACCGAAGCGAGCATAATCATATACCAAGTCTTCTATAATAGAATCTCCTATGCCATCTTTTCTTTTATAGTTAACTGAGCTTAGTTCATTACATTTCTTGAATAAACATCTAAGTATCCCTTCTGCATCCAAAACCTGAGATATGTGGTATACATTCTTATATTTAGGTAGTGTAACCAACGCAACTACATTTTCTAACCAATTAACCCTCTGCTGAAAATGAATTGAAAGCTTTTCTGAAATTTCATCAAACCTATGAAATGTTTCATCCATgtgttgaaaataaaaataaatttagcaTAGCGTGTCTATCAAATTGTGCAGTGTgaatttaatatattgtttttgatgATCCACGATAAGAAATATAGTCGATATACACTTATCCAGTTgtttaaatttcatattaagtttggATCTATGTGTGTAAGAAGATGTTAACTAATAAGATAACTAAAAACTTTATGTATACCTTACAAACACTTATGTATCGACACTGCATTGTCCATAATTCGAAGGCAAAACTACAACTTAGTGCACAACGTTTACACTCTTTGTTGGTTACACTTAAAGATAATgattttaatgaatatatatatcgcGTATAGTTGATACGGAAAATCTTGATATCAATGATGATATTGAGTGTTAATATGTATCCAATGATCTATATTGAAGAAAACAGTTGCACAAGGGTTTACACCTTTTTCACATTGATTTCATGGTTGAGAATGTTGCCAAAAATGTAATGACACGAAATTTAAGTTGCCAAAAATGGTTGGGAATGTTGAAGAGGAATAATCATTTACTAGTTTTGATAATCACATTGATAATAGACTTATTAGAATATCAatggaaaatataaatttaaaataagaaaataaaaagaaagacgAAAAAACTAATAGAACTGATAACACATTTAGacagttttgttgtttttaacaatttttatttatttaaaaacaataaaacacaaTATAACATCTACATATTGAGATTTTCaatatttgatgttttctttttttttccaaaattatactataattttatatttggaaTAATTTCAGAAAACATTCGGTATGAAACTACTGAAATTAgaataactaaataaaacaaCATGTTTGTTGTAGGAGGATTACTAGTTAGAAAAAAGATTCATTGgggttataaaaattatttcaaaatatcatatacATCATAATCATTGCAGAattcacaaaattttaatttactatATGTGtatcaatttatttaataaatatatttatttaaagtacacattttcataaaattacaAAAGCTGGAAACATGtagattaatttatttttattgttatcatttatttaagtatgagataaaaatgattaaattacagttaaaacaaactaaacttcaaaattacaaaatcagttaaaaatatataaattttatgtagaTTCTTAAAACAATCTAACTTGATTTCAATTGTTACAAGTCAATATCCAATAGACACTGAAAAAGagtggaagaagatgaaaaaataattttattttattctagtGAGCTTACTTTTTTCCTGGAAATATCTTAAAGAATTTAATTGAACTAATATATTCtagtttttctatatatttattagtttataattgaATTCAAATTTGAAAGGGATCAATAATGCTTTTGGGTTAGGATTAACACAAAACGTTTTAATTAAAAAGCtaaactaattttcaaaattgtatGGGGTCAAATAACTTCCTCCTAACATCCTGCCAAGTAGGTAAATAACATCTCTAAAGGTTTCTTTCCTAATTTCACAGGATTTTAAGATTATTGTCCTCAGGTGATGTACGCCACTTCTCAGATTATCATTTCTGTTTTGATTAAGAGTAAatactttcatttctttttctttgttaaaagttttttcttttctaaaccaaaaaattattattacaaagCACATTTGGGTTGCTCAGACATGACGAGGGAAACAAGGCCAAGAGAAAGTGACATGAAACTCTTcagcaaaagaaagaaaaaacatgaATCATTCACTCAACTTGCATACATCCATGAACTTCTGGACTGCGTTATGATACTGAGTAGCCATACAACAAACATTAAGCATCTCCTCAACAGTTTATGTATCTTCTTGAACTCTGTAgtaaaatttctgattttttataaatattcatGGGAAACCTATAAATGACTCATCAATAAATAGATGCAGACTATGTTGACACGGTATATACACAAGAGGGTAAAAGAGTGGAGCAAGTGAGTTACCTCCCAGTAGAGCTGATGGCAGTTCATACACTGCCAAAACTCcaaatttttgttaaataaacaGTTTGGTATTCTTTGGAAACCCTTTGCTGCTTCAATAGCTTCTTCAATGGTCAGCGGTTTCTGGATAAATTTTCCATTGCATTTTGTGCATCTTGACATCAATTGATTCTCGCTGATCTTTAGCTGGAAAGTCTCTATCACCTGTACAACTTATTTGTTTCAGTGGTAACtcagaatataaaaaaaacacaactatTCCACTGAATATAAGATACTGATTCCACAATGAATGCAGGAGGCTCAACTGGCTCAGTAACTATCAAGTCAGGTAGTGCTGGAGATAAGAACAACTAATCAATTATTTCTCTTTCACACTTAATTGTCTTAAGAGAGATCCTGCTCTTTAATGCAAAACTTGTAGGTTAAGTTTActttttgattaatataacaAGTCAACGAAGCCATGCCACATCACAGGTCATATGGTACTAAAGTTCAGTTTTGTTGTACCTCAAGAAGCTGCTCATTTTTCAGAAGGCTCTTGACTATATATTTGATGCTTAGCCAAATCTTGGTGTCTCAACAGTTTGGTATCTCTTGTCAACAGAACTCTGTTCTCTTTCAATGCTTGATCAAGCAACTCCCTAGAAGTTAATTGTGTCAATAAATCAACAGATAAATTATAATGGTAGCTTAGAGAAAAAGTACCTTGAATCTGGCTTCTTTGAGGGCGGAACTGCAGCATCAATCCCTTCAACCTAGAGAGTTGTTCTATAAGCATGGAGAAATAAATTTAACACAAGCTTGGCAGAGATTAATATAATTACCATCACATCCAAGAGCAGCCATCACCGCCCAAAGATGAATATATCCCATGGTGGTGGACCTTGCCTGTCCATAGAACAGACCAAATGCTTATCTGTGTTCACATTCTTCGACGAGGCACCACGTCTTCTTGATCTCTTCTTGGAGATCCTTGGTAGAAGATCAGACTCCTTCAAGTTCAACATGATCTTTTCCCCATACTTCCTGACTATCTTCAACAGATTCTCATCGTGTTCAGCGTCGTTTTTCTAGAAACCACTCCGTTAGTAATGTTTTGGCTATTTTGGGTCATTGCTCTGATAACATCTGCAGCCTTGCACAGTTTGGCCGTGACAATCTTGCTAGTATGATCTGACCCGTTTAGAATGTCTTTTAAGCCAACGTTTGTATGTTTAGGATCTTGCGATGTGATTTCTTCAACAAGATTTGACTTGAATACAAGAATTCTTCAACAAGATTTCTTCACGTGCAAAGTCAATGCGAGACTCTGGGAATGTTATCCGGGTCAGATTCTCCAGAGTTTTCCAGGGCTTCCTTAGCCAACTTGAGCAGACCTATGCTATGAGCACTCTAGAGTATACATCAGGGTTTTGGAACCTTTTACAGGCTCTGGAAATCATGAAACGGCATTTCATGTTAGTTATACCTGAAACGCCGTTTTGGGGACAGTTTCTTTCATGTTTTGGGGAACTCTTGCTCTAAGCGACAGTTTCTTTCCTCTGTTATCTAGTTGATATCTCGGGAGTTCCAAGAAGCAAATACAAGTTCGGAGACATGTTTTGGGCAACTCATTTTCCCATGTTTTATCTCAGGGCTTGTAAAGGCAGACCAGAAGATATTAGCAGGGTTTTTGGTCACAAAGTTCATGCATAGTAAGTAAGTAAGTTACCCATCTCTGAGTCTGATTAATGTAAATTTCTAAAgttttttccttttgtaaaCGTGGAAACACAAAACTGTCAAAAGTACAGAAAAgtgagtaaataattaaattagtttaTTCTGTTTTAGGTCCACCACTcccaaattattcaaaatttattttatgattaacctaaaaaaaaagtaacgaAGAAACATGTTTTTGGTTTCCTCTTTTCATCGACCACATGGTCTTTCGGCTCAAAAAGTGTAAGTGGCTATAATAGATTAAACTCATCATCGTGAATACAGCTGGTTTGTGTCGTTTAGTGTTGACTAAGAATAATCAAGTACTTGGTCTTCAGTTGCGTTCTAAGCAAAAACACATTCGCATATACAGATCAGTTTGAAGAAAAGCGATTTTCAAgaggtgatttttatttttttgtatttttcatatttatttcatCTCGATTGTTCATATCGTCTATAGATTAGATCCacaaaatagtatatattatctaGACTAGAATATGCAGAAATAAATATTAACCGGACTATGTATGAACTCAAGGATCCTTGCTCTCGTgtgattattgatttatttatttcatgtttGAGCAGGAGACTTATGGCTGAGGCACTTTTACCGTTTGCAGTGGAGAGGCTTTGGAACCTCCTTGTCCGAGAAACTGGGAGATTTCAAGGAGTTGAAGAGCAGTTCGAGGGATTAAAGAGTGATGTTAAGAAGTTAAGGTTTTTTCTGGAAGATGCAGAGGCCAAAAAACATACAAGTGCCTTGGTGAAAGACACTATCAAAGAGATCAACGAAGTTGTTTTGGACGCAGAAGATATCATCGAAACCTTTCTTCTAAAGAAAGAACTAGGAGAATCAAGCAGCAGCAGCGTCAAAAGATTTGCATATGCTAGTGTGAAAAGCATGGTGCTTGGGTTTGATATGAAAACCATAAGCAAGAGGATCTCTAAGGTGATCCTTGATATGCAGAAATTTGGCGTTCAGAATGCCATTGTCAATGAAGAGGATATGAAGTCTGTACAGttaagagaaagaaaaatgCGAGAAATGTTTTGTATCGTTGACGAAAAGGTTTACAGTGTTTTGTATCTGAGTTCCGAAGAGCTGCCTGCCTATTTGAAGCAGTGCTTCCTTTACCTTGCTAGTTTTCCAGAAGATTATAAAATAGATGTGGAGAAACTGTCCTATTACTGGGCTGCAGAAGGAATACTAATGCCAATGTATTTCGATGGAGTGAGCATTCGACATATTGCAGATATATGCATAGAAGAATTGGTGAAGAGACACATGGTTATTTCTGAAAGATATGTTAAAACTTTAAGATTTGAAACACTTCAGTTGCATGACATGATGAGAGAAGTTTGTTTACGCAAAGCTGAAGAAGAGAATTTCGTACAGACCATCGACACATCAACTGCAAATTCGAAATCTCCTAGTAAATCTCGCAGACTTGCTGTTGTACGTTGGGGTGGTGAAACATTTAGTGTTGATAAGGAGGTGAAGAATCCAAGCCTTAGAACTCTCTTGTTTATCAAGTGCAGCAGATGGAAGGCAACAAGTTTATTCTTTACAATGCATAAGCTGATGAGAGTGTTAGATCTCTCAGGGGTCGATTTTGAAGGAGGGAAGGTACCCTCTAGCATCGGGAAGCTCATCCACTTGAGATATCTTAGTTTATATGAGGCACATGTAACTCAACTGCCTTCTTCTATGCGCAATCTGAAGAAGCTTCTCTATTTAAACCTAGCTGTGTATGTTGAAGTCTACATGCCCAACAATATCTTGAATGAGATGCGAGAATTAACATTCTTGTGTTTGCCGGAGAGATTACATGTTAAGACAAAGTTGGAATTGGAAAATTTGGTCAAGCTGGAGACGTTGAAGAATTTCTGCACAGAACATGGGCGAGTGACGGATCTACAGGGTTTGACACGGCTCagatctctctctatctatatTACAGACGAGAGGTATACTATGGAAACTCTATCTTCATCTCTAAGTAAACTTTCACACTTGGAGAGTCTTACAATATATAACAAGTTTTATACTCCGAcgaatgatgatgaagaaggattTGTTTGGGATTTTGTTAATCTCAAACAGCTGAAGTTGGAGATATATATGCCAAGGTTACCTGATGCGCAATGCTTTCCTTCTCACCTTACAACCATTGAGCTAACTTATTGTTGTTTGAAGGAGGATCCAATGCCGATTCTAGAGAAGTTGCTTCACTTGAAAGAGATTTGTTTAGGGGGTACATCTTTCTGTGGGAGGAGAATGGTTTGCTCAAGTGATGGGTTTACTCAATTGCAGAAGCTAATATTTGGGGGATTAACGGAGTGGGAAGAGTGGATAGTAGAAGAAGGCTCGATGCCCCTTCTCCATACTCTTGATATTGGGTCTTGCAAAAAATTAAAGGAGCTTCCTTATATGCTCCGATTCATCACTAACTTAGAGGATCTGAGTGTTCATGATATGGGAGATGAATTCAATTTGAGATTGTCGGAAGGATACTTTCCTTCTCACCTTACAAC encodes:
- the LOC125581994 gene encoding probable disease resistance protein RF9, coding for MAEALLPFAVERLWNLLVRETGRFQGVEEQFEGLKSDVKKLRFFLEDAEAKKHTSALVKDTIKEINEVVLDAEDIIETFLLKKELGESSSSSVKRFAYASVKSMVLGFDMKTISKRISKVILDMQKFGVQNAIVNEEDMKSVQLRERKMREMFCIVDEKVYSVLYLSSEELPAYLKQCFLYLASFPEDYKIDVEKLSYYWAAEGILMPMYFDGVSIRHIADICIEELVKRHMVISERYVKTLRFETLQLHDMMREVCLRKAEEENFVQTIDTSTANSKSPSKSRRLAVVRWGGETFSVDKEVKNPSLRTLLFIKCSRWKATSLFFTMHKLMRVLDLSGVDFEGGKVPSSIGKLIHLRYLSLYEAHVTQLPSSMRNLKKLLYLNLAVYVEVYMPNNILNEMRELTFLCLPERLHVKTKLELENLVKLETLKNFCTEHGRVTDLQGLTRLRSLSIYITDERYTMETLSSSLSKLSHLESLTIYNKFYTPTNDDEEGFVWDFVNLKQLKLEIYMPRLPDAQCFPSHLTTIELTYCCLKEDPMPILEKLLHLKEICLGGTSFCGRRMVCSSDGFTQLQKLIFGGLTEWEEWIVEEGSMPLLHTLDIGSCKKLKELPYMLRFITNLEDLSVHDMGDEFNLRLSEGYFPSHLTTISLSGCCLTEDPMPILEKLLQLKEVILKNNSFCGRRMVCSRDGFPQLQKLQLEGLEEWEEWIIEEGSMPLLHTLRFGRCLKLKELPDGLRFITSLKSLICHDMGKRWEKRLSDGGEDYYKVQHIPSVQFDDSEPDSS